AGCTCCATCCACCAGCCGTTGTAGTCGACGTCGATGCGGCGGTGCAGGATCTGCGTGCCGCGCAGCGAGTCACGGTTGAGGTGGTGGCCCTCGCCCTCGTTGTCGATGACGGAGGCCCACCAGAAGCGCCACGGGTTGATGCGCTCGCCCATCGAGTGCAGGTACGGGCGGTCGTACATCGAGAACATGTGGCCGCCCACGATGGTGGGCCGGCGGGCCAGGTCGGCGAACGCGACGGCGCGCAGGATGCCCTCGGGCTCCGTGCGGAGGTCGTCGTCGCTGATGAGGTGGTACGTCGACACGCCCTCGTCGAGCGTCTCGCTCATGCCACGGCTGAACCCGCCGGAGCCGCCGAGGTTGGCCTGGCGGATCAGGTGCAGCCGCCCGCCCAGCGCCTTCTCCGCCTCGGCGAAGCCCTCGACGTCGTCGGGATGCTGCGTGCCCTGGTCGACGACGTGGACGCGGTCGAGGATCTCGAGCAGCTCCGGCTCGGAGCCGAGCTGCGCGAGGAGGGCGACGACGTCGTCGGCACGGTTGAGCGTGGTGATCCCGACGGAGACGGTGCCCCGGGGGCGGTCGTGGTCGTCCGTCTCCCAGTGCGCCTCGTCGAGCGCGGCGCCGTCGCGACCGGCGACGACGTCGAACCAGTACCAACCGCCGTCGCCGAACGTGTCCAGCGGGAGGGTGAACGTGAGCGTCTGACGCTCCGCTCCGTCGAAGTAGGCGTCGTCGACGCGGTAGATCGCGCCGCGCGCGTTCGAGCGGTAGACGAACAGCTCGCCCGTGCCGGACACGGTCGCGGACAGCGTCACGGCGTCCACGAGGGTCCACTTGCGCCAGTAGCTCGCGGGGAACGCGTTGAAGTAGGTGCCGAACGAGGCACGCGTGCGCGGGTCGATCGTCATCGAGCGGCGGTCGATCACGAGCGCCGGGCTCAGGTGCTCGGCCGGCGCACCGACGAGCAGCTCCTTGCCGGCGTCGATCTCCTCCTGCGTGCGCGGATCCTGCGGCTGCGGGCCCAGGTCGCCCTCGACGTACAGCGGCAGGATGTCGGCGTCGGGGTTCTGCGGCAGGACGACCCGCTGGACGATGCGCGTGCTCACGCGTCCACTCCCCCGCTCACCAGGGCGTCGCCCTTGCCGAAGTAGGGCGCGAGCTTGTTGTCGACCATCGACATCGCGGCACCGATGGCCATGTGCATGTCGAGGTACTTGTAGGTGCCCAGGCGGCCGCCGAACAGCACGCTCTTCTCCGCCGCGGCGAGGTCGCGGTAGGCGAGCAGCTTCTCGCGGTCGGCCGCGGTGTTGATCGGGTAGTACGGCTCGTCGCCGTGCTCCGCGAACCGCGAGTACTCGCGGTGGATGACCGTCTTGTCCGTGGTGTAGTCCCGCTCCGGGTGGAAGTGGCGGAACTCGTGGATGCGCGTGAACGGCACGTCGGCGTCGGCGTAGTTCATCACCGAGCAGCCCTGGAAGTCCCCGATGTCCAGGACCTCCTCCTTGAGATCGATCGTGCGCCACGACAGGTCGCCCTCGGCGTAGTCGAAGTACTTGTCGACCGGGCCGGTGTAGACGACGGGGACGTTCCCGACGACGTTGCCCTTGCTGATCGGCTGGGACTCGTCGAAGAAGTCGACGCCGAGCTTGACCTCGATGTTCTTGTGGTCGGCCATGCGCTCGATCCACGCGGTGTACCCGTCGACCGGCAGACCCTCGAAGCGGTCGTTGAAGTACCGGTTGTCGTACGTGTACCGCACCGGCAGACGCGAGATGATGCTCGCCGGGAGATCCCGGGGATCGGTCTGCCACTGCTTGGCCGTGTAGTTGCGGATGAACGCCTCGTACAGCGGGCGGCCGATGAGGTTCACACCCTGCTCGTCAAGGTTCTCCGGCGTCTTGCCGTCGAGCTCGGCCGCCTGCTCCTTGATCAGCGCGCGCGCCTCGTCCGGGCCGTACGCCGACCGGAAGAACTGGTTGATGGTGCCCAGGTTGATCGGCATCTGGAACACCTCGCCCTTGTGCGTGGTGTACACCCGGTGCTGGTAGCTCGTGAACGCCGTGAACCGGTTCACGTACTCCCACACCCGCTCGTTGCTCGTGTGGAACAGGTGCGCACCGTACTTGTGCACCTCGATACCCGTCTCCGGGTTCGCCTCGCTGTACGCGTTGCCGCCGATGTGCGACCGCCGGTCGATCACCAGGACCTTGCGGCCGTACTGCTCGGCGATGCGCTCGGCAACGGTCAGGCCGAAGAAGCCCGAGCCAACGACGACGAGATCCGCGTCCACGCAACTGCTCCTCAAGATCAGGGGAAGGCCGCAGGCCAGCCTAGCGTGCGGGCGGCCTCGAGCCGTCGGTCGGGCGCGTGCGGGCGGAGTCGGCGACCCGCGCCGACCACATCGTGCGACCGCGCGCCGAAGCGACTGCCCGCGGCCGGTACTTTGGGGCGATGACTTGGCTGGCCGCGATCCCGGAGATCACGCTCGCGTTCCTCTGGCTGTTCCTCCCGGGCGTCGCGGTCGTGCTGGCCCTGGGGCTTCGGAACCTGGTCGCCGTGCTCGCGGCCCCCGTGCTCTCGGTGGGGCTCCTCAGCGCGCTCGCCGTCGTCTTCGGCGTCGTCGGCATCGCCTGGCGGCCCCTGCCCGTCGGCATCGCCGTCGTGGTGGTCGCGGCGCTCGTGCTGCTCGTCCGGAGATTCGCCGTACGGCGTGCGGGGATCGGCCCCGTCGCGACCGCCGACGCCGGCGTGCGCACACACGGGAGCGGCGTCGTCGTCGGCATGACGCTCCTCGGGGTCGTGGCCGGTGGTCTCATCGCGGCCGTGCCGATCGCCCAGGGCCTCCTGCCCGACCTGCCTCCCATCTCCTGGGACCAGGTCTTCCACCTCAGCGCCACGCGGTTCGTCATCGAGACGGCAGACGCGAGCCCGTTCGCCATCCAGCGCATGAGCCAGCCGGACGCCGCGTCGGTCCCCTTCTACCCCGCTGCGTGGCACGGGCTGGTCGCCCTGGTCACCACCGACTCCGTCGTCCCGGCCACGAACGCCGCGATCCTCGTCGTCTCCGGGGCGGTGTGGCCGGCCGGCCTGGCAGCCCTCGCCCGGACGATCAGCCCGGGTCGCACCACCGTCGCCCTCATCGCCCCCATCGTGGGCGCGGGATTCTTCGCCTTCCCCACCTTCCTCATGGGCTGGGCCTGGCCGAACGCCCTCGCCGTCGCACTCATCCCCGGCACCCTCGCCGCGGTCCTGATGGCGCTCGCACGGCCCGGAGGCGGCCAGGGATCCCGCGTCGCATGGGTGCTCGCGGCGCTCCTGGGGCTCGGGGGCATCGGGCTGGCGCACCCCAACGGTGCGCTCACCTTCGGCATCATGGTCACGCCCCTGATCGTCGCCGCGCTCGTGGGCGCGGCGTACCGGCGGGCACGGCAAGGGGCGCCCACCGCGCAGGCCGTGCTCCTGGGCGCGCTGGCCGTCGCATGGTGCGCCGCCTGGTGGTTCGCGATCGTCGTCTCCGGGCGCCAGCTCGCAGACACCTCCACCCAGGGAACCGCAGGCATGCGCGCGGGCCTCTGGGCGGCACTGACCGGTGGCAGCACGTCCACCCGCGGCACGCTCCTGCTGGCCGTCCTCATCGGCGTCGGCGCCGTCGTCATGCTGTGGCAGCGTCACGCCCGCTGGCTGCTCGTCTCCCTCGCCGCGCTCGTCGCCCTCGGCGGCCTCGCCGACTCGAGCTGGTCCCTGAACTGGATCACGGCCGCCTGGTTCTGGGACCCGTGGCGGTTCCGCGCCCCGGCAGCGATCGTCTCAGCAGTGGTCATCGCCGTCGGCCTCGCCGTCATCGCCCAGACGGTTGCGCGTGCGAGCGCCCGCGTCGTCGACCGGCTCCGCACCGACGAGGGCATGCACGGTCCGCTCGTCACCGCCATCAGCGGCGCGCTCGTCGTCGGCCTCGTCGCCGCCACCGGCGGGCTGTGGACCGCCGAGCGACGCACCTACTTCTGGGACCAGGCGCGCGGCGTCTCCCAACCCGAGTCCACGGGCAGCATGCTCACCACCCCCGAGATCGCCATGATCACGCGACTCGGCGACACACTGCCCGACGACGCCCGCGTGCTGGGCAGCCCTTTCACCGGCACGACCCTCGTCTACGCCGTGACCGGCCGGAACGTCGTGTTCCCCAACTTCTCCGGGCGCTGGTCAGCCGACGCCGCCCACCTCGGGCTCCACCTCGCCGACATCCACCAGGACCCGCGGGTGTGCGAAGCACTCGACACACTCGGAGTGGGGTACCTCTACACCGACACCAACGTCTACCACTACGCCCACCCGTTCCAGTCGCAGTTCGTCGGCATCCCCGGCGAGGCGCCTCAGCCGGGGTTCGAGCTGCTCGACGAGGGTGGGAGCGCGCGGGTGTACCGGATCACGGCGTGCGGGTAGCAACCACAGCGCCCCAGGCAGCCCTTGCCAAAACCCTTACGGCGGCCGACCGCCGCATGTCCTCCATCCATCGCCATTGGATGCCGTCGGGAGCTCTGGTTGCGTTCTCTGTGACAGCTCGCCGGGTCAATGACGCGATCCGCCCTGCGGAGCCCTCCCGGCCTCGATCGCGTCCCGCGATTCGCTACCCGGGAACGATGTTTGCGCAGAACGCACCTCGCCGCGCAGACTGGACCGTCTGGTCCGCGGCACTACGCTGGCCCCACTTGGGTACATCGAGTGCCCGACAACCAGCATCAGCGAGGAGCCGGTATGCCTAGGTTTCAGACCTTTCACTATGGAGCCCTTGCGACTCTTGCCATCGCGGCCGTGGCTGTAATCGCGGCACTCCTCACCGACCAACCCGCCTCCGCTCTGCTACCCGTGCTGGTTGCTGCCGTGGTGATCCTCATCGTCCTCGCCGACCGGCGAATGCTCAAGACCAGCCAGCGGCGCGCCCAAGAGCATGCGGACCTGCACAAACACATCGACGGGCTTGAACTCGAACTCGACAACCTTGCTCGAAACACCATGGAGGCGTTAGGTAAGTCAAACCATCTGCGCCAGACGTGTGAACAGAGGTTCTCGGAGGAAGTCCGCACACGACTAGAGACCCTCTCGAAGGTGCTAGTCGATCTTGAAGCAGCGAGAACCGGAGATGCGGATCGGCGCGATCGTCAGTTCCGCTCCCTGGAACGGAATCTTGCGCTCGTTCGATCGAACATCGTGACAGACATTCAGGCACTAATCCAACTGTTGTCCCGCTTTGAGCCATCTGCACCACTTCCGATCCTTTCGGGATGGGCGGTCGGCCCCACCGGTCTCGTGGCACTCCACGACATTGTTCAGCGACATCGTCCCCACCTCATTGTCGAGTGCGGCAGTGGCACGTCGACGTTATGGTTGGCGTACTTTGTGAAAGAACGCGGGTACGGGCGAGTCATCGCCCTCGAGCACAACGAGAAGTACGCTGCTCAAACCCGGGACATGCTCGCCGCACACGAGCTTTCAGACTTGGTAGATGTCCGCCTCGCACCGCTCAGGCCGACCGAGACTCCGCGGGGGGTGTTCCAGTGGTATGAACTCAACCCGTCAAGCCTCGGTGGTCAGATCGACCTCCTCATCGTCGACGGTCCTCCAGGAGCGACTGGCCCGCACGCCCGCTACCCCGCACTCCCAGTCTTGCGTGCACAGCTTGCTCCCGATGCTGTTCTCCTTCTCGACGATACTGAACGCTCCGACGAGCGCGAGATGGTTGAATTCTGGCTCGACGAAGAACCCACTCTTCGTCACATGCGCACCATTGACCGGACTATGGACCTCTACGCAATTGGCGGAGAGTCCGCGCCGTGAACGGCACTGACACACATTCGGTGTTCGCCGCGACCGACGTCGAGGGCAGCGATGACCGGCCGCCGCGCTTGGTTCCGCTGTGCTGCTCAGGACGGTCTTCGCAAGGTCTCAATTAGCTGACCGTCGGGGATGTGGGCAAACGACAGCAACCTGCGCCGCCGAGCTCACCGACCGGCCGACTAAGCCGGCGCACATATGCCATCGTCCAGGCTCTGGTCGGGTCAGGCAGCCGCAGAACGGATTGCCTCTGTGACCTGGGCGATGCTCGCGGGGCGCGAGTTGCCATGCACAAGCGAGAGACGCTGCAGGTCTCGTGAATGGCTTCTCGTTGGTGTGTTCTGCCTGCATCGGATCCGACGGCTATCTAGATCGTCGCGCTCGTAGGAGTACGTGGCGCCCACTCATTTTGTCGCGACGCACACGACGGCGGGCCTGGCTGTGTTGCGGGCGCGTGCCAGTGAGATGTTCCGTCACGAAGAGTCAGGGCGCACTCCATCCGGATGCCGGGCGCACGTCCTGAGGGCAGGCCGTGGAGCAACACTCGCTGCGGACGGCGCACCTTGTGATCGACGCGGTGGGTCAACCGGCCGGCTCGGAGCCCACGGTGCGACGTACGGATGAAGCAGGTGGTGGCCGAGAAGCAGTGGGGACACGATCGTGGATCTGAACCTCGCTGACGGAGGCCTCCGCAGAAACGGTGGATCAACCCAGCGAGTTTCTAGCCAGACTTCTGCCATCGTGGTGTCCCGACTTCTGCCACGTTGACGGCGTTGAGTGGTTGACGTGCTCGTGACCTGGGGTGATGTCTGGCCTGGCACGTAGAAGGGGACACCACGCGGGCACCATAGGGTGGCCGGGTGGCGTCTCCGAGGGTTCTGAAGCGTGCGAATGGCACGCGGCAGGTCCAGATCGTGTGGGGCAAGGTCGGCGGGAAGCGGAAGGTCGAGTACGTCGGTTCGGGTCGCACCGACGAGGAGATTGAGTTGCTGCTCGTCGAGGCGCGTGAGCGCATCAACGCAGGTCAAGGAGCGCTTGATCTTGGGCTGGTGGGTCCTCGGCGGGCCGGTGAGCCGCTCGAGGAGGTCGCTTCGCAGATGGCCCTCTTGTGGGACGCGCTCAACGCCGGGTTCCGGGCACTCGGGTTCGACGAGGCTGCCGGCGATGACGTGTTCCGTGATCTGGTCCTCGCGCGGATCGTCGAGCCGACGTCGAAGCACGCCGCGATCGAGCGGGTCCTGCCCGAGATCGGTGTCCCGCACGCATCGCACCGGACCGTGGCGAGGCGGCTGCGCGTGTACTCCGCCGAGGGCTTCCGCGACTCGCTCTCTGCGGCATGCGCCCGCGCTGCACGGCTGGGACCTGCGAGTTTGCTCCTTTTCGATGTCACGAACCTGTGGTTCGAGACGGACAAGGAGGACGAGTTCCGCATTCCAGGCTTCAGCAAGGAGCGCCGGGTCGAGCCGTTGATCCAGATCGGGTTGCTCGCGGACGCGTCCGGGATGCCGTTGATGGTCACGGCGTGGGAGGGCAACACCGCCGAGACGAAGACGATGATCCCCACGTTGAAGGCGTTCATGACCGCCCACCAACTGCACGACGTGGTGGTCGTCGCGGATGCGGGGATGATCTCGGAGGCGAACTGGAAGGCGATCGAGGCCGAGGGGTTCTCCTTCGTCCTCGGGGCGAAGATGCCCCACCTGCCCTACGTCATCGAGAAGTGGCGCACCGACCACCCCGACGTCGAGTACGAGGACGGGCAGGTGTGGGTTGCCCGCGAGCCGGTGGGCACGGGGAAGAAGAACCGCGCCGACCACGTCTGTTGACGACGCCTGAAAACTGACCCCGTGGCGACGGACGAATCTTGACCCCTCTGGCTGAGTCTGGAGGGATGATCTCGATGGAGGACTGGGCGGAGATCCGCCGGTTGCACAGGTCTGAGGGCGTGCCGATCAAGGCGATCGCTCGGAGGCTGGGTGTCGCGCGGAACACGGTGCGGGCGGCGTTGGCGGCGAGCGATCCGCCGCGGTACTCGAGGCCGGCGAAGGGTTCGCTGGTCGACGAGGTCGAGTCGCTGGTGCGTGAGCAGTTGCGGCTGGACCCGACAATGCCGGCGACGGTGATTGCCAAGCGGATCGGGTGGACGCGCTCGTTGACGATCCTCAAGGACAGGATCCGCGACATCCGCCCGGAGTACCGCGGGATCGATCCGGCCGACCGGGTCGTGCACAAGCCCGGAGACACGGTGCAGTGCGACCTATGGTTCCCCGAGCCGCGGATCGCGGTGGGGCATGGGCAGGCGATGATGCTGCCGGTCCTGGTGATGGTCGCGACGTACTCGCGCTACATGTGCGGGGTCATGGTGCCCTCGCGGCGCAGCGGGGACCTGACCGCGGCGATGTGGCAGCTGCTGGGGCAGATGAACGCGGTCCCGCACCGGTTGTGGTGGGACAGGGAGTCAGCGATCGCCACCACGCGCGGGGTGCCGACGCAGTCGATGCGCGCGTTCGTCGGTTCGCTGGGCACCCGGGCGGTGATCGCTCCGGCCGCGGACCCGGAGTTCAAGGGCGGCGTCGAGCGCCACAACCGGTACCTGGAGTCGTCGTTCCTGCCGGGGCGCCGGTTCACGGGACCGGGCGACTTCAACGCACAGCTCGGCGGGTGGCTGGCGCAGGACGCCAACCAGCGCGTGGTGCGGGCCCTCGGTGCCCGGCCCGCGGAGGTCTTCGAACGGGAACGGCCCCTGATGCTGCCCCTGCCGCCGGTGGCCCCGACGACGGGCTGGCATCACCGGGTGCGCCTGGGCCGGGACTACTACGTGCGCCTGGACTCCAACGACTACTCCGTCGACCCGTCCGTCATCGGGCGGATGGTCGAGGTGCACGCGGACCTGACGAGGGTCTGGGTCACGTGCGAGGACCGGCAGGTGGCCTCCCATGCCCGCTGCTGGGCCGACCACGCCACGATCACCGATCCCGCGCACGTGGCCACCGCGGCGGTCCTGCGCAGGCAGTACCAGCAGACCGCCGCCGCCCGCGCCGAGCAGGCTCGACTGGCCGGCGCCAGGACACACGCGGACGGCACGATCGTGCCGCTGCGCGCCTTGTCTGACTACGACACCCTGTTCGGCATCGACCCCGCCCTCGGCCACGCGGCCGCCGAGGACGGGCAGGGGGTGGCCGGATGAACGCCGAGCAGACGACGTCCCGGATCGCCTACCAGGCCCGGGCTCTCAAGACGCCGACGATCGGGCGGGTGTTCGCCGAGCTCGGTGACCGGGCCCGCGCCGAGGGCTGGTCCCACGAGGAGTACCTCGCCGCGGTCCTGGACCGCCAGCTCGCCGACCGGGAAGCCGCCGGGATCGTCACGCGCATGGGCCAGGCGCACTTCCCTGCGCTGAAGACGCTCGAGGACTTCAACACCACCCACCAGCCCGGGCTTCGCCGCGATCAGCTCGCGCACCTGGCCTCGTGCGCGTTCGTGCCGAAGGCCGAGAACGTGATCCTGCTCGGCCCGCCCGGGACCGGCAAGACCCACCTAGCGATCGCGCTGGGCATCAAGACGATCCACGCCGGGAACCTCGCCCTGTTCAACACCGCGACCGGCTGGCTCGACCGCCTCGCCACAGCGCACGCCGCCGGCCTCCTGGACGCCGAGCTGCGACGCCTGCGCCGCTACAAGGTCTTGATCATCGACGAGGTCGGCTACATCCCGTTCGACCATGACGCCGCGAACCTCTTCTTCCAACTCGTCGCAGCACGCTACGAACAAGGGTCGCTGATCATCACCTCGAACCTGCCCTTCGGGCGCTGGGGCGAGGTCTTCGGCGACGAGGTCGTCGCCGCCGCGATGATCGACCGCCTCGTGCACCACGCCGAGGTCGTCACCCTGACCGGCGACTCCTACCGCACCCGAGCGCGCCGCGAACTACTCACCACGAAAACCGACAAGTAGGACACAACCACCACCGGAGGGGTCAACTTTCAGACGACGATAAGGGGTCAGTCTTGGGCCGTCGTTGACACACGTCACCTACTACCAGTTCAAGCAGAAGCGGGCGGCGCGCACGTTGCGTGGGATCGACGCGCAGGTCGCCAAGGCGCAGGTCCAGGTCGACGGGCACGCCGCGGTGAAGCGGAACCGGTTCATCAAGCTCGACGGCGCGACCAAGTCCATCAACCGGGACCTGGAAGCCAAGGCCAGGTCACTGGCCGGGTTCAAGGCCTACCTCACGAACGTCGCGGACCCGACCCCGGAGCAGGTGATCGGCGCCTACCAGCGGCTTTACAAGATCGAGAAGACGTTCCGCATGGCCAAGTCCGACCTCGCCGTCCGCCCCGTCTACCACCACTTGCGCGAGTCGATCGAGGCGCACCTGACCATCGTGTTCGCGGCCATGGCCGTCAGCCACTGGATCGAGACGACGACCGGGTGGTCCATCAAGAAGTTCGTCACGACCACCCGCACCTACCGCACGACCTGGGCGAAGGTCGGCAAACAGACCCTGCCGATCAGGAAGCCGCTACCCGACGACCTCCGCGAAGCCCTCGACAAGATCGCTCACGCCGCCCGCTAAGGGGACACCACGATGGCAGAAGTCAGGTTCTGCCATCGTGGTGTCCCCTAGCGGGCGACGTGTCTGACCGCCAAAGGCGGTCTCGTCATCCCGCTACTAGCGGCGCAGAAACACACCCACAAGTGCAACCCGGGCGCTCTTCAGATATCTGAGCGCGGTACGGAGAGGTGCGGTGACCTTCCAGGACCATGAGTTTCGCATCTGGTCAAGCTCTGCCCTTGCGCGCACAAGACCAGCGATATCTTGTCGATGAAGATGCTTAACGTTCGCAATCGAGGCAGCCTTTCTCTCAAGCTCATCGTGAAGCCTGGCCACCGAGAGCCCTCTCTCCTCGAGAGACGCGATCAGCCCCTCCCGCAATACGACAACCTCGCGGAACCTGCCGGCCAGGTCGTCCAACTCACGCTGGACTCTTCCTCGATCGGCGCGCAGAACGTCGCATTCCTGAACCGCATGGTCACGCTCACGGGTAAGTGAGCGTACGGAGGTTACCGCGCGCTTGTGCGCCTCACGCTCCGAGAACCATCCGTTTTCACGCACAGCCAACTGAGTCAATCGTCGATCGAGTTGTACCGCAGATGCGGCAATGTCACCGTCCACACCCTCAAGAGGCAGTTTCATCGCACCGATGGACCCGGCGAGTGCCTTCATGCATGACGACAGACCAAACCGCTCTATCGCTGTTGCCCGGTAGGACCCCGAGAAATCAAGCGCACGTCGCCATCCAGCGCGGACCTCCTCCGCGATCTCCACTCCAGACCGCTTCGAGAAGCCTCTGCCGGAGAAGTTTAGCGCTGCCGATTGCTCGAGGTTCTCCTCATCCAACCATCCCGGCCCACCGTGCACATCGTAGCAATACACGCCACGTCCAGCATTTAGCGCATACTGGACCGTCTTGCCGATGGAGATGACTGCATCAACATGCGCCAAGAGCGCGGGATCGACACGGCGCGCCAACGCGCCGTACTCCCGTTGGGCACCGACCACGGCAATCTCAGCATCATCCACCAACAGACTGAGCGCTTCGCGCATTTCATCAGGCAGGTGATTGGACACAACCAACAGCCTGGGGCGATCCCCATCTAAGCTGCCCCGTTGTACGCGAGCGAAACCGTCAGGCGCAGGATTCGGAAACACGAGTAAGCGCTCTTCCGGGAACCCGTCATAAAGCCCTGCATTCCGATGAGCGTCACGCGTCTCAGGCGAGTTGAAGACAACGGCCGCTGCCATGCCTCGTTCCAGGCCGGGCACAAGCGCCATTTCTGCAGCCAGGAAAGGCGACAAATGGGCAAATATAACTGTCTTCGGCGCGTGAGGACTGAAGAGGACGGCGGGAGTTACGTTGTGCTGGATCCAGGCGAGCGTGAACTCATAATTTTTCAGTCGATCAGCGAGCATCGGATCGTCAGCCGCAATAACCTCGACGCCAGGCAACGCCAAATGCTCACTGACGAACTCTTCTCCGAAAGATCGTGCAACAACGACCACTCGACGACCCATAGACGCGAAGTACTCGCAGAGTTCAAGGACGACAACCTCGGAGCCAGCTAGGCGATGGAGCAAGCCCTGGGTAACCAGAACATCTCCATCCTTGGCAAGGATCCCGTTCTCAGTCACGAGGTTCGACCCCGCTGGCGCGGATGCCTCCATTCTCCCACCTACTCCATGAAGTTGAGAACATCGCGCAGCATCACCGCTGCTCGCGCGTCGAACGAGTGATCCCGAGCAACCATCGCAGAGATCTGCTCGAAGCGTGTGCGATCTGGTATCCATGACCGATCTGCGGTCATCTCCTTCATCTCCTCAGGGCTACCGCAAGACCGAACGGCACCCCCGAAGATCTCCAGACCTTCGACTTCATCCGTGATCACCGGGACACCAGCCGCAACCGCGTCAAAAGTTCGATTGTTGATGAACCCAGCGTCCCGCATCACATCCAGGTGATCGTTCAGCACGATTTTCGCAGAAGCATAGGAGAGCGGCGTGTCCTTAAACGGAAGATACTCACCCCGCGTCTGCTCCGGCGACACGTGCGACCATCCCGGACCCCACAGGCTCACGTCCGCTCCGCTGTCTATGGCCATCTCGACAAGTGGCCGCCCGCCCGCACCGAACCTTGCACCTCCTACGAAGAGCAGGTCACTCGCCAATTCGTCATCCCGGCGCCGCGGCTTGAATCTATCTGGATTGGTCGCCTGCAAGAGCTTTTGGACCTCCCGCCCCGAGTCGGAACTCATCTCACGCGCCCATCGCTCTGAGCCTGCATACACAAGATCATGGCGCCTGACTTCCTCAACGGACACGAGTTCTGGATGACTCATGACCCAAAGGATGTTTACTCGCCCTGCCTGTGGAACCGGCTTCCGCAGACCGCGAAGTGTCAGGACTACGTCGTCTAGGTAGGAGGTCTCCCGCTCAAACGCTCCAAAGCGATCGATTACAACCTCCTGCCCCAGACGCTCGAGAGACGTTCGGAGATCCTCTGCGAAGATCGTATCGCCCCACCAGTCCCCCCAGTAGGTTCCGCTCGCACCGATCTTGATTGCCCACCGGAGACTAGGGACACGCCCAAGGCCTTCGACTTCTACTTCCCGCTTCGGTCTCGTCACCAGGGGCATCCAGTTTTGCCCAC
The Xylanimonas cellulosilytica DSM 15894 DNA segment above includes these coding regions:
- the istA gene encoding IS21 family transposase codes for the protein MISMEDWAEIRRLHRSEGVPIKAIARRLGVARNTVRAALAASDPPRYSRPAKGSLVDEVESLVREQLRLDPTMPATVIAKRIGWTRSLTILKDRIRDIRPEYRGIDPADRVVHKPGDTVQCDLWFPEPRIAVGHGQAMMLPVLVMVATYSRYMCGVMVPSRRSGDLTAAMWQLLGQMNAVPHRLWWDRESAIATTRGVPTQSMRAFVGSLGTRAVIAPAADPEFKGGVERHNRYLESSFLPGRRFTGPGDFNAQLGGWLAQDANQRVVRALGARPAEVFERERPLMLPLPPVAPTTGWHHRVRLGRDYYVRLDSNDYSVDPSVIGRMVEVHADLTRVWVTCEDRQVASHARCWADHATITDPAHVATAAVLRRQYQQTAAARAEQARLAGARTHADGTIVPLRALSDYDTLFGIDPALGHAAAEDGQGVAG
- the istB gene encoding IS21-like element helper ATPase IstB; the protein is MNAEQTTSRIAYQARALKTPTIGRVFAELGDRARAEGWSHEEYLAAVLDRQLADREAAGIVTRMGQAHFPALKTLEDFNTTHQPGLRRDQLAHLASCAFVPKAENVILLGPPGTGKTHLAIALGIKTIHAGNLALFNTATGWLDRLATAHAAGLLDAELRRLRRYKVLIIDEVGYIPFDHDAANLFFQLVAARYEQGSLIITSNLPFGRWGEVFGDEVVAAAMIDRLVHHAEVVTLTGDSYRTRARRELLTTKTDK
- a CDS encoding glycosyltransferase: MTENGILAKDGDVLVTQGLLHRLAGSEVVVLELCEYFASMGRRVVVVARSFGEEFVSEHLALPGVEVIAADDPMLADRLKNYEFTLAWIQHNVTPAVLFSPHAPKTVIFAHLSPFLAAEMALVPGLERGMAAAVVFNSPETRDAHRNAGLYDGFPEERLLVFPNPAPDGFARVQRGSLDGDRPRLLVVSNHLPDEMREALSLLVDDAEIAVVGAQREYGALARRVDPALLAHVDAVISIGKTVQYALNAGRGVYCYDVHGGPGWLDEENLEQSAALNFSGRGFSKRSGVEIAEEVRAGWRRALDFSGSYRATAIERFGLSSCMKALAGSIGAMKLPLEGVDGDIAASAVQLDRRLTQLAVRENGWFSEREAHKRAVTSVRSLTRERDHAVQECDVLRADRGRVQRELDDLAGRFREVVVLREGLIASLEERGLSVARLHDELERKAASIANVKHLHRQDIAGLVRARAELDQMRNSWSWKVTAPLRTALRYLKSARVALVGVFLRR